GTTCATCCTTTTCAAACCAATGATCTCTTTGCTATCACTGCAATCGTGACCACTATCTTCAAATCCTGGACTGAGCCTGTCACACCTGACTCCTCTCTTCCCTGTTCCTGTGTTGCTGCCGAGTCATTAGCTTAGTCCTGTCTACATTCCTATTCATTTCTATTCCAACCATGAGTCATCTCATACCCACAACTGCATTGAAACTCCACCCTGCTTGTGTATTTCTTCTGTCTGGCTAAAATTCAACTTCTAGGATGAACCTCCTCTCAACAAATGACATTAATCAAAAATTTTGTCCCATTTCTACCATTCATCAGCCACATCTTCAAAAAAGCATAGAACTTAAGATGTgggaattaaaaattatctagttaACATTACTGCCAACATTActcttcttttctgttaaaaTCCAAATAGATTATCTTTTTCCCTTTAGACTGCTCTGAATTCCATGGTTCTAAATTCACTTAAGTCTTTTCTCAAGGCCAGGTCAATGGACAGTTCTAAGATGTACTTCTCAGCAGCTGAGTCTTGTTCAGCTTGTTTTCTTTACAGTGTGTAGTGGTGCCTGGCATACTGAAGGCAGctagtaaatgtttgtttaaaaaattctatctcctctccctcacctctcctccctttgttttttcctctcatcCCTTTCAcacttctttgtttctatttattcacACAGAATCTTCCCATATTAAATACTCCATACGGAATTCCACCTCTGGAGTGGTAGGGTACATATATTCTCATATGTACTGGTCTGCTGTTACTCTGAGGTGGATCTTTACATTGTGCTGATAGGTACCTGGGGGAATGTAGTACAACTTGCTAAAGCTTCAAAAGCCAAGAATAGAACTTTGGTTCCATGTGAGTGTTTAGCAAATATTTAGCATTCTTCCATTCAGGGAAAACACAGCTGAAAGAGTCCTGCTATTATCCACAAACAGCTCATAGCCCACATCTTCAAACCCAGGCCCAACTTCCCAGCAGGGTGAACAGCTACTGATGATGCAATTGCTCTAGACGCCTTCCCAATACTCAGGAAGTAGCAGAGCAGATAGGAAAGCAGGCCCTCCATTCACAAAGCTTGGGACCAAATCCTACAACTAACAGCTCTGTGAACTCTGTTCCCTCAtctggaaagatgaaaaataacaggatctactttttttttttttttggccgcacagcatgtgggatgttatccccctgaccagggatccaaccggtgacccctgcagtggaagtgcagagtcttaaccactgcaccgccaaggaagtcccaggatCTACCCTTAAGATTGGTGTCAGGAGTGAATTAACACAAGgaaagcactcagaacagtgctTTGCACAGAGCTGTGTTAGTGATCATCATCATGTCAGATCCAGGCCAAATTTAGAGAAGTGGAAAACTTCTGAATGGACACACCGAATCTTGGACTTGACATTTACTAGTGAGTGAAActgggcaaattgcttaaatGGAACCCTAGTTTCCTAGGATCACTACTGATAAGGTTGTTGCAGGACTGTTACAGAGTACCAAGTACCAAGCACATTCAAGGATTCACtgtcagtctttttcttctccctagaCTTCGATTAGGAAATGATCTGCAAATATCTAATTCGGAGTAGAAGGTATATTAATGGCTGGCCAAAAGGAAGCAGTCTAATGGACTGGCCTCCTTTCTACTTTCAGTTACATGACCTAGCAATCTGAGACAAATTATCTCACCTCCTAGGGCCCTATTTCCTGAGAAGAGTTCATTCTACTTGCCAGATGATGGCCATGATGCAAAGGACACATCTGCCCTGCTAAGGCGTTACTATGGTTATTACTGGCACTGGAAAATAATTACTCTCATTACAATTTTGTCAGCACACTGGGATTAACACTCTTTTAAGAGAGGGCCTATGGTTCTTTCAGGGTAAGTGGTCCATACCTATGCTTCATAAATCACCCCAAATAGGTTGTTCCCAGCTGTAATTCAGGCCCTCTGGGGCAATCATTTCATCTCTGAATGGAGTCAGAGAAGGGTCTTCTGGAACTGCCAATATACATTGCTTGAAGAATTCTTGGGCTTTCTCTGCACTGAGAATTGAGCAGGATAACTCTTTGTAAGCTGGAGTAGTGAGACAGGCTCACTGTCAAAGTTGCTATGGACAGCACACGTGCTGAACCAGCCACTGCAGAACCATTTCTCATACCCTTTGAGAGAAGAATTTTAGAACATCAAAGCTGACAGAAGAAAGCTGAACTTCTATCAACCTGTCCGGTAGCATTTGGAAAGTGGATAAGAAAGGCCCTCTAGAATGAAGTAGAAAGGAGAGGGGACCTAGAGTCAGCTTCAAATCACAGCTTTGCTACTTAGAAGCTATTTGGACAAATTACCTgacctttctttctgtttctttatcagTAAAATAGAGACAGTAAATCCACTGTTAGGAGAGCTACACAAAACACCATATGAAGAGCACCAAGGCCAGCACATGGTCTCGCAGAAAAGCTGAGCACTGTGTATATACCCTTCTTATGGAACCCACTACACTCCAACTCTGATGACAGGTGACTGAGTGTGTACATATCTTGTCCCCCTTCTAGACTCTAAACTCCTTGGGGGCAGGACTTGAGAGGCATTAACTGCATAGTGGTCAACAGCACAGCAACAACAAACCTGGATTCAAGCCTGGCTTCATCTCTTGTTATGgtaccttgggcaaattactgaacttctctgagccctgtcttcatccataaaatggaaatgacaacaCAGGTTCCAATGGATTGTAGAGGGGATCACTTGAGATAACACCACTGAGGCTCTTAGCACGGTGCCCAGGCCactgtaagtgctcagtaagtgatCCTGATTATTCTCTTTCCCATTCCTGTGTCCCTTATACCTGCTAACAGCATTTAGCTAACAATCCCTGTTGGTTTGAAGGTTTATGCAGCAGAGACGTTGCCCCACGCATAGAAattcaaaaagaccacaaaagtATAGAGACACCAAGAAGGAGACCCCCTACCTCTGGAAAATCTCTTGCAGCGTTTCCCGGGTGAAGGCATTGCTGTCCTGGAAGACGTTATTGAGGGCGTGCAGAGCGCAAAGTTCCCTGCGCTGTTTCTCATGGTAGATTTGAAGGGGTGCAGCCTGGGGCAGCTCCAATGATTCGGATTTGGCCTTGTCTCCTTTCCATGGCACGCAACTCATGTTTTTCGTTTTAGGTTCCAGAGAGGGCTAAAAACACCCCACTCTTCCCTCCTGAGGAGGAATATAAGCTTCTCAGTCTTTTCAGGATTCCTGAGGTCTACCTTATTTTCTGGTGTCCATGATTTATGCTTTGTCACGGGGAGAAAAGGTTgtaatcaaaaggaaaaataatcccCCTCTTCTCAAAAGAAAGATAACTTTTGGATTTAGTGTATTTTGCCACCACTGTCGAAgtgcagaagttttaaaaaatcatataaaatctaAGACCTTGttttccttctcccaccctcctcttctaCCCCTTCCAAAAAAACACGATTTTCTTGCTGTATTTTCCTTTCTGCAAATGCCAACCAGGCCTCAAGGCAGGAGGACCGAACGGAGTCGGTCACATCGctccttttcttccatttctttggaaCCACAACGCCACTGACTCAGGAGACAAGGCCTAGGTGGTGGATAAAACGCAAATTTCGAGCAGCTAGCGAGGGCCGGCCAGCGTGGGATCGCGGGCCCTGCTGGGGCGTCGGGGGAGTCTCTCCATCCTCTCGGGTACGGTGGGACCCCGCGGGGCCGAGGCCGGCGCAGCTCCCTCGGAAAGCGCGGACTCTCACCCTCTTGCCGCGGCCCTACGGGGGAGACAACTCCTGTCAGCTCCGGCGGTCGGGCGGGCCGCCGCAGAGGACCAGGCTGCCCAGGGAAGCTGCGCGGCGGGTCCGGCCCCAGCCCCAAGGAAGGTCCTGCACTGCGACGGGCAGGCCCGCGAGGGGTGGGGCCGGACAATTCGTCTCGCCCTCGGGGGCCCGGGCCCACCCAGCTCGCCGCCCCCACCCCAACCTCCCCGCCCGTCACGTGAGTGCAAGCCGAGGCGCCCTCCCGCCGCTCCCCTAACCCTGCCCCCGCCCGGTCCCCCGCGCCGCCGGGACAGCTTGCGGACGCGCCGCCGGTCGCCCCCTCACCGCTGCCGGCCGCCACCTGGAGCTGCGGGCCGCCACCTGGGCCGCGCTCGGGCGGGCGAGCGAGCGCGCACACCTGAGCCCGACGTCAGCGGCCCCAGCCCGGCGCGTGCTCCGAAAACGCCCTCCTTCGCCGTCCCAACTCCCGCCCCGCCGCGGCGTCCCCTCTGACGTCGGCCTGACGTCAGCGGCGCCGGCTTTGGGGCGGCAGCTGCCGTGCGTCTGTTTCACGGGTGCAGGCTGCGTTGGGCCCCCTGGCGGTGTGGGGTGGGTAGCCCGGCGGCGGCTGCTGCGGCGTCTCGCCGCAGGTAGAGCTAGTGCCTGGCTCCTCGGCTGGTGCCCGGAtcctctgctctctccctccGGGGCTGGGCAGGCCGGGCGGCCGGCGGGAGTCCCGCCCCGATGCCTGTcccgcccctctcctcccccgGGCGTCGGCTCAGTTCCGGGGCGGTGACCCATCCTGCGGCTACACTTCGCGATTCTCCCCAGCCCTCCCGTCCTTCTGATCAGGCTTTCTGGGCAGAGTGCCTTCGCGAACCCGGACTAGTTTCACCTGCGCTGGCCGTGTTATGTTTGTCTAGCATGCCGTTCGCCAGGTGATTTCAAAGCACCTTACTGACGCGGTCGGGTGCAAATTCTCTTGTTTAGTGGGCCCGACCGCCCTCACTTTCCAGGAGCTGTGAGGGTAAGTGCCTCGCCGGGAGTCACGTTTCAAGTGGAATAGTCCTATTTCAGTTCCTTGGTGTCGTATTTCGGCTTGCTCATAGACCACTGCCCTTTTGCCTTCGGGTTCCCGTCTGGTCTCACAGTGGCGGCCATAGAGCTTTCCTCTGAGTTTTCTCAAGGCGTAAGTGCATTGTGTGTGTCAGGAAGATGAACTCAGTCCCACAtggattgtttttccttttttttttttttttttttttacccaaagaCATGTGGAAggattcagcaaatattcatcaTCCACTTTAGTGTTGCTATCCTTTTGGATTTTTGTTCAGGAAGttggaaaaacaataaaagaaaagatcacACTGCATTCAGTCATTTCTTTAATCCTGCTTCAACACAGCTCAACACTTAAACATCAACTGAGTAAATCTGAAAATCTACTTGGCTCTACTGAACAATTCATGAATCGGGCAGCATCCCACCTAGTAAATAGAAAGGCGCTCCTAGGAGTTGTGcaaaatggaaagtttttaatAGGCAGAAGAAAGAGTGGATTGTATTAGGGAAGGTCACATTCTCTTATAGGAAGCAAGGGGTCttatcaggcagattacctcactagtgTTGTTCAGGAAATTCCAGAGTGGTTGGTTTAAGATTCTTCTCCTGATAGAGGTTGAAACTGCAGTTAGGTTAGGTGTTAAATCTTGGTGGGGCTCaacacaagtgactccattttgggcttgtttctttttaacaacaCCATTACACTAAACACAGAATTATCACTTAACACATTTGCTTGTGTGCCTACCATGTGGTTGGGAGTCCTCTGCCCTCGTCCAGACAACTTTtgaattatcttaaatttttataatttgtaagCCACCTAAGGATTACAGTTATATTTGTGTATGATTCGTAATTGAGGCTTGCAAACATTgttcttctaagtgctttacttacattaactcatttactgCTAACCTGTTAggtaggtactttttttttttgagatgacaactgaagcacagagaggttaattaacttgcttgaggtcacatagctagtaaatagtggacctaggatttgaacctaggttcTAACCTGTCTTCCGAAACAGGATGTAAAGATGGTAAGGAATTCCCTCTCTAAAATGTGACTTCAGATTTCTCTATTCAAGAAGCACCTTctctgagaatatttttttttctgggtaaagCCCTGTAATGAGAAGGGCATGTTTTTTAGCTTACCATCAGGTGTCAGCACATTCTGAACTTGAACTTTTTCTGGAAGAGCCAGTTGGTAAGATTCTAAATATCAATATTATTCTAGAGTATAATGCCATAATATTTGGCTCTTCTGCCAAattgagattttaatattttttttttatctaccTCATAGAGGCATATGTAGGATAGTGGTGAGCAATTtcgccagaaaaaaaaaattgaagaactaTTATCAAGACCTTTGGAGTTGGATGACTTCTCATCCCAGATTCCCAGCTGTGTTTGTACAGATAAAATTtgattggggacttccctagtggcccagtggttaagactccacgctcccaatgcagggggcctgggttcaatccctggtcggggaactagatcccgcatgccgcaactaagatcccgcgtgccacgcaactaagacctggtgcagccaaatatttaaaaaaaaaaaaaagatttgatcgTAGTTGCAGACAGGAACAAGAAGTTGCCTCTTAACTCTCAAGTAGATCCCTGAAACTGAAGCCTCTTTGGAACCCTGCCTCTTGCTCACAAAATCTTGTGTTCCAAACCCCTAAATCTGGGTATGTTATCTTCTCAAATggctgctctttctttttttttttttttaaactttgggtttatttatttatttatttatggctgtgttgggtcttcgtttctgtgcgagggctttctctagttgcggcaagtgggggccactcttcatcgcggtgcgcgggcctctcactatcgcggcctctcttgttgcggagcacaggctccagacgcgcaggctcagcaattgtggctcacgggcctagttgctccgcggcatgtgggattttcccagaccagggctcgaacccgtgtcccctgcatcggcaggcagattctcaaccactgcgccaccagggaagcccccggctGCTCTTTCTTGCTTGCTGCCTGGGACGAGTGGCCATGGCCAGCATTATTAGAGTTTGACTAATCCCTAATTTCATAAagctcttcagtcttttggaagaggaATTCAAGACAGTATAACTTCTGTTGATAGTGTTTTGGGTTGGGTTTTACACAGCTGATGACACAGAAAGAATCATCCATAGGAAACTACCTTAACAGACTCTAGATCTCGGCCTTACAGTTCACAAATGTGTTGAGGTACTTTTGGCTTCTATTGAGCTGGTTGCCTCATTTTGGTCGTGTAATTGCACTCTCCGCAGAGGCAATGAATGGAGAATTCTCCCTAAGGTCAGCGTTCAGTTAATTGCCGCGCTCTGGCTGCCGTAGTATTCCAGGCATCGATCCTAGTGTTAAAATTGCCTGGAGGCTGCCAGCAGGTCGAAAATCAGCCTTCAGTGGCTGCCCGGAGTCACTGAGTTGAGTGGGAGGCGCCTTGCGCAGTTTACTATCTCCGTGGGCGGTGGCCCGAGGCGCGGGACTTATCCGAAGACTGGATTGGGCCTTTCACCTGTCTATCATCGGAAGGCTCTCCGCCCCCAACTGCCTAGCAGCAGGATTGGGAAGCTGAGCACTGCCTCTGAAAACGAGGAGAGTGATGGGCGGTGAAGGTAAGCGTTGTGTGTATTTCTCTCATTGTATGGCTGCTGTGTCAGTCGTGCCCTGCTCTGCTCCCATTGGCGGGAAGGCTCCTGGCAGGTAGCGTGGAGATGGTGCTGTCCCTCCCAAGTTACGATCAAGGCGCGTGACGCCTCAGACATTTGTTGTTGGGCTTTGGATCTCATTAATTATTCATTAGGTGCTTGAAAGAGCTGCAGCGATTGGTGGCTGAGAGGCCTGGTCGATTGTTTCTTAGCTAGAGATACGTGTCATCCTCTACGCGGCTGGAGAAATTTCGCATAAATTATTCTGATAAGGTTTGGGGCGGGGTTGCGCATAGATTAGGCAAATGagctgaggagggaggggaggccggCTACGAATTAGCCTAAGTTATTAAAGATGGCGGCCGAGCGGAGTCGCTTCCCGATGGACTCGCCGGTCCCTGCCTCTATGTTCGC
The genomic region above belongs to Balaenoptera musculus isolate JJ_BM4_2016_0621 chromosome 10, mBalMus1.pri.v3, whole genome shotgun sequence and contains:
- the JOSD1 gene encoding josephin-1 isoform X1 encodes the protein MGHRPGTEPTPGGGEGRDRHRGGTPAGRPACPAPEGESRGSGHQPRSQALALPAARRRSSRRRATHPTPPGGPTQPAPVKQTHGSCRPKAGAADVRPTSEGTPRRGGSWDGEGGRFRSTRRAGAADVGLRCARSLARPSAAQVAARSSRWRPAAGRGKRVRVRAFRGSCAGLGPAGSHRTREDGETPPTPQQGPRSHAGRPSLAARNLRFIHHLGLVS